The following coding sequences lie in one Dehalococcoidia bacterium genomic window:
- a CDS encoding sigma-70 family RNA polymerase sigma factor, translating to MTPITIEPDHADDTLLFSTAGSDDEGDEHGALLTAEEEQRLARMIAAAKHIPESSFAASLDHALFLEFLRCQAQAARDRLVRQNLRLVYREVLRYRGSWVDLADLVQEGCIGLIEAAERFDPDRGVRFSTYAVPWIRQAVDRAAQRHQRVVRIPRRVAKKPADDVDGAPRLDLLPPASLDEPGAGTERLADSLPDPTADPERDAINAVLIQSLASALNRCPEREREVIVRRYGLGGCSPQSLEAIASALGVCRERVRQLEAAALRRLRLSEGLTEPRE from the coding sequence GTGACGCCGATCACGATAGAGCCTGACCACGCCGATGATACGTTGCTCTTCTCGACCGCAGGGAGCGACGACGAAGGGGATGAACACGGAGCGCTGCTCACCGCCGAGGAAGAGCAGCGGCTCGCCCGCATGATTGCGGCTGCCAAGCATATCCCAGAAAGCTCCTTTGCGGCGTCGCTCGATCACGCGCTCTTTCTCGAGTTCCTGCGCTGCCAAGCGCAAGCCGCTCGCGACCGGCTCGTGCGCCAGAACCTGCGCTTGGTCTACCGCGAGGTTCTTCGCTATCGCGGGAGCTGGGTCGATCTTGCCGACCTCGTGCAGGAAGGATGCATCGGTCTGATCGAGGCAGCCGAGCGATTTGACCCTGACCGCGGCGTGCGCTTCAGCACCTACGCTGTCCCCTGGATCCGTCAAGCGGTCGACCGCGCAGCGCAGCGGCACCAACGCGTCGTCCGCATTCCTCGCCGCGTGGCGAAGAAGCCGGCAGACGACGTCGACGGCGCGCCCCGCCTCGACCTTTTGCCCCCTGCTTCGCTCGATGAACCGGGCGCGGGAACGGAGCGGCTTGCCGACAGCCTTCCTGACCCGACCGCTGACCCCGAACGCGACGCGATCAACGCGGTGCTGATCCAGTCGCTCGCCTCGGCGCTCAACCGCTGCCCCGAGCGCGAACGGGAGGTGATCGTTCGCCGCTATGGGCTCGGCGGCTGCAGCCCGCAGTCGCTTGAAGCGATCGCGAGCGCATTGGGCGTCTGCCGAGAACGGGTCCGCCAACTCGAAGCGGCCGCGCTGCGGCGTCTTCGGCTGAGCGAAGGGCTAACGGAGCCGCGCGAGTAG
- a CDS encoding MBL fold metallo-hydrolase, with the protein MTWALLESDAGVWLIDCGLAAAAAPDPRACYGVGGRRARLALSETLEERLAEVGLMRADIAGVILTHLHFDHAGALVDLPSATTVWVHATELAAAKEAGERSGYHPSLLAAPVAWQLYRGDTTPLDGVLLIETPGHTLGHVSVIVRVGTTQLLLTGDAAPTGRSLRERLLPGLHVDTAAAARSLERLIQVWREGAIPLPSHDPQFWADQPADIVRFEIQRSTL; encoded by the coding sequence ATCACATGGGCGCTCCTCGAGAGCGACGCTGGGGTCTGGCTGATCGATTGCGGTCTCGCCGCCGCGGCAGCCCCCGACCCTCGTGCGTGCTACGGAGTTGGTGGCCGGCGCGCCCGCCTCGCCCTCAGCGAAACGCTTGAGGAACGGCTCGCGGAAGTCGGCCTCATGCGCGCGGACATCGCTGGCGTCATCCTGACCCATCTCCACTTCGACCACGCCGGAGCGCTGGTTGACCTCCCGTCCGCCACCACGGTGTGGGTCCACGCGACAGAACTGGCCGCCGCGAAGGAGGCGGGGGAGCGCTCCGGCTACCACCCGAGCCTCCTTGCCGCTCCCGTGGCGTGGCAGCTCTACCGCGGCGATACCACTCCCCTTGACGGGGTTCTCCTGATCGAAACGCCAGGGCATACGCTCGGCCATGTCTCCGTGATTGTCCGGGTCGGCACCACTCAGCTGCTGCTCACTGGAGACGCTGCGCCGACTGGCCGCAGTCTGCGTGAGCGGCTGCTCCCCGGCCTCCATGTCGACACGGCGGCGGCCGCGCGCTCCCTTGAGCGGCTGATCCAGGTGTGGCGAGAAGGCGCGATCCCGCTTCCCAGTCACGACCCGCAGTTTTGGGCCGACCAGCCGGCCGATATCGTGCGCTTCGAAATTCAGCGCAGCACGCTGTGA
- the radC gene encoding DNA repair protein RadC, with protein MGDRSRYLLIRDLPTSERPRERLLHYGPAALSNAELIAIIWRTGTARESVLDLASRTLSQFGSLAALGRASIAELTALRGVGEAKAVELQAAIELGRRTIALAPEERLTIRSPADIANLCIPDMALLDRETLRVILLNMKNHVLFVQDLYRGSLNRSVVRVAEVFREAIRQNAAAIVVVHNHPSGDPSPSSEDLAVTRELVAAGRLLEIEVLDHLIIAGQRYVSLKERGLGFPPEERR; from the coding sequence ATGGGAGATCGATCGCGCTACCTGCTGATCCGCGACCTTCCCACGAGCGAGCGGCCGCGCGAGCGGCTGCTTCATTACGGTCCGGCTGCGCTGTCGAATGCGGAGCTGATCGCCATCATTTGGCGCACGGGCACTGCGCGGGAGAGCGTTCTCGACCTTGCTTCCCGCACTCTCAGCCAGTTTGGGTCGCTGGCGGCGCTCGGCAGGGCGAGCATTGCAGAATTGACTGCCCTGCGGGGGGTCGGCGAGGCAAAAGCGGTCGAACTGCAGGCGGCGATCGAGCTTGGCCGGCGCACGATCGCGCTCGCGCCGGAGGAGCGCCTGACGATCCGTTCGCCGGCAGATATCGCGAACTTGTGCATTCCCGACATGGCGCTTCTCGACCGGGAAACGCTCCGCGTCATTCTGCTGAACATGAAAAACCATGTCCTCTTCGTGCAGGACCTCTACCGCGGCAGCTTGAACCGGTCGGTGGTGCGAGTGGCAGAGGTGTTCCGGGAAGCGATCCGCCAGAATGCTGCCGCGATCGTCGTCGTTCATAACCACCCGTCGGGCGACCCGTCGCCCTCGAGCGAGGATCTCGCCGTTACCCGCGAGCTTGTGGCGGCGGGGCGGCTGTTGGAGATCGAGGTGCTCGACCATCTCATCATCGCGGGCCAGCGCTATGTTTCGCTCAAAGAGCGCGGGTTGGGCTTTCCGCCTGAGGAGAGGAGATGA